In the genome of Cutibacterium equinum, one region contains:
- a CDS encoding DUF4862 family protein: MNTVPTIVGAYAAMPRATAAREDFYRELGETGWVDGIEIPYRDGLDDDPRWLADQLGDRFTQCVVTAIPGTMGRLAHDRDFGLASPEEEGRRRAMRWITGLVADVQALHEMVGHRVVRFVEIHSAPSNHAEPTALQASLAELSSLFADADLIGVIEHCDAAGGVGPGEKEFLSLDDEIAAVGGGGMHVTINWGRSVVESHDPHVPARQAARLADSGLLGGLMVSGAGPEATQYGPAWGDAHLPLHDDEPTSLLTTDLVGSFMAAARGLQSYQGIKIQTPADANVEQRLAMITHIHDAMASA; encoded by the coding sequence ATGAACACGGTTCCAACGATCGTCGGCGCGTACGCTGCGATGCCGCGTGCCACGGCCGCTCGGGAGGATTTCTACCGGGAGCTCGGCGAGACTGGCTGGGTCGACGGTATTGAGATCCCGTATCGAGACGGTCTTGACGACGACCCGCGCTGGCTGGCAGACCAGTTGGGCGACCGGTTCACCCAGTGCGTCGTGACGGCCATTCCAGGGACGATGGGTCGTCTGGCCCATGATCGTGACTTCGGGCTCGCCTCACCTGAGGAGGAGGGTCGCCGGCGGGCCATGAGGTGGATCACCGGCCTGGTGGCCGATGTGCAGGCCTTGCATGAGATGGTCGGCCACCGAGTCGTCCGTTTCGTCGAGATCCATTCGGCACCCAGTAACCATGCCGAGCCGACTGCACTCCAGGCCTCCCTGGCCGAACTCTCAAGCCTCTTCGCAGACGCTGATCTCATTGGCGTCATTGAGCACTGCGACGCGGCTGGCGGAGTTGGCCCGGGGGAGAAGGAGTTTCTCAGCCTGGACGACGAGATTGCAGCCGTGGGTGGCGGGGGGATGCACGTGACGATCAACTGGGGGCGCAGCGTCGTCGAGTCCCATGATCCTCATGTGCCGGCCCGTCAAGCTGCTCGGCTCGCTGATTCCGGTCTGCTCGGCGGCCTCATGGTCTCAGGAGCTGGCCCCGAGGCCACCCAATATGGTCCGGCTTGGGGAGACGCGCATCTTCCCCTTCACGATGACGAGCCCACCAGCCTGTTGACGACTGATCTCGTCGGCTCCTTCATGGCAGCTGCCCGAGGGTTGCAGTCCTACCAGGGCATCAAGATCCAGACCCCCGCCGATGCCAACGTCGAACAGCGACTGGCCATGATCACCCATATCCACGACGCCATGGCGTCGGCATGA
- a CDS encoding N-acetylmannosamine-6-phosphate 2-epimerase — MSAFTDTIIASMAGGLVVSCQAYPGEPLRHPETMAQMAAAVEAGGAVAVRAQGLSDVSAVKGRVSVPVVGIWKEGDEGIYITPTLRHARCVAAAGADIVALDGTRRDRADGLTLAETIKALKEEYDVAVMADCGSVDDGLFAAEAGADLIGTTLSGYTGERPKTDGPDYEVIETLVNKLDGGRPVIAEGRVHTPDQARRAMDLGAHAVVVGTAITHPTSITGWFSAALS, encoded by the coding sequence ATGAGCGCATTCACCGACACGATCATCGCCTCCATGGCTGGAGGACTTGTGGTTTCATGCCAGGCTTACCCAGGAGAACCGCTGCGTCACCCCGAGACGATGGCCCAGATGGCCGCGGCCGTCGAGGCCGGGGGAGCGGTGGCGGTGCGCGCCCAGGGGCTCTCCGACGTCTCTGCTGTCAAGGGGCGGGTGAGTGTCCCGGTGGTCGGCATCTGGAAAGAGGGCGACGAGGGCATCTACATCACCCCAACTCTGCGTCACGCCCGCTGCGTGGCAGCTGCCGGGGCTGACATCGTCGCCCTCGACGGCACCCGGCGTGATCGCGCTGATGGACTGACATTGGCTGAGACGATCAAGGCCCTCAAAGAGGAGTACGACGTCGCCGTCATGGCCGATTGTGGTTCGGTTGACGACGGCTTGTTCGCCGCTGAGGCGGGGGCTGATCTCATCGGCACCACGCTGTCGGGCTACACCGGGGAACGTCCCAAGACTGACGGGCCCGACTACGAGGTCATCGAGACCCTCGTGAACAAGCTCGACGGTGGTCGTCCTGTCATTGCTGAGGGTCGTGTCCACACCCCGGACCAAGCTCGCCGGGCGATGGATCTGGGCGCCCATGCCGTCGTCGTGGGGACCGCGATCACCCATCCGACGTCGATCACGGGGTGGTTCAGCGCCGCTCTGTCGTGA
- a CDS encoding ABC transporter ATP-binding protein, with amino-acid sequence MTDTAIARRSESDTPAIELRDVSVIHRGRGGKLFHPSKVRAMDKVNLSVHRGETLGIVGESGCGKTTTARVMVGLQKPTSGEVFFRGKPRGRHARDRKNFGRAVSVVFQDPATALNPRLPIRQILMDPLNVHGIGGKAEREDRVRDLLGMVGLPSSVMNVLPRQISGGQRQRVAIARALALAPDIIVADEPTSALDVSVRAQILNLFDDLQNELGLGLVFISHDMNTVRHISDRIAVMYSGRILELADTEEIFDHPKDPYTRKLLGAVPSLLVT; translated from the coding sequence ATGACTGACACAGCAATTGCTCGCCGATCCGAGTCAGACACCCCGGCCATCGAGCTCCGTGATGTCTCGGTGATCCATCGAGGTCGTGGCGGCAAACTCTTCCATCCGTCCAAGGTGCGTGCCATGGACAAAGTGAACCTCTCGGTTCATCGTGGCGAGACGCTGGGGATCGTCGGTGAGTCCGGTTGTGGGAAGACGACGACAGCGCGAGTCATGGTTGGTCTGCAAAAACCGACGTCTGGGGAGGTGTTCTTCCGGGGGAAACCGCGTGGTAGGCACGCCCGTGACCGCAAGAATTTCGGACGTGCCGTGTCGGTGGTCTTCCAGGACCCGGCAACGGCGCTCAACCCGAGGCTTCCAATCCGTCAAATTCTCATGGATCCCCTCAACGTCCACGGTATCGGGGGCAAGGCTGAACGAGAGGACCGAGTGCGCGACCTCCTCGGCATGGTTGGTCTGCCGTCGTCGGTCATGAACGTGTTGCCCCGCCAGATTTCTGGTGGTCAGCGTCAACGTGTGGCGATCGCTCGGGCGTTGGCCCTTGCCCCCGACATTATCGTCGCTGACGAGCCGACTTCTGCACTGGACGTTTCGGTGCGGGCTCAGATCCTCAATCTCTTCGATGATCTTCAGAATGAACTCGGACTGGGGCTGGTGTTCATTTCCCATGACATGAACACGGTTCGCCACATTTCAGACCGGATCGCCGTGATGTATTCGGGACGAATTCTGGAGCTGGCTGATACCGAAGAGATCTTCGACCACCCGAAGGACCCGTACACGAGGAAGTTGCTAGGAGCGGTCCCGTCCCTGCTGGTGACCTGA
- a CDS encoding GNAT family N-acetyltransferase → METQRRQRRPQTQECDMSEHVVFRDMRPEDVTVITFGEPGALIDLIDRPDVVARVALHENRIVGYAVSWLAVVHRTRRFIDVEVHPDSRGRLIGTRLVRQIQQRVDRPLATKAIAGSDAEKFIMSLGGEVYAYCSPFELPRRHFGRAIESLAEVSLGPGGAISGATLAPGVLETLWEQIYVWMHESWSPVDDSEAAHEALRQELEDLDAEATRVALIDGQPAAVAFVFVDENPTVVAETVQADTPDGDAAVASAMSAVISWAEDAGYKRVNFDGHRSDPHFGPLSSRLPLEGASLILLEIPVLPSEGDDVDERTTSEGGAAEA, encoded by the coding sequence ATGGAGACACAGCGACGTCAAAGGCGTCCCCAGACTCAGGAGTGCGACATGAGCGAGCACGTTGTTTTCCGCGACATGCGGCCCGAAGACGTCACGGTGATCACCTTCGGAGAACCTGGCGCCCTCATTGATCTCATCGACCGTCCGGACGTCGTCGCCAGGGTGGCTCTCCACGAGAACCGAATTGTTGGGTACGCAGTGTCGTGGTTGGCGGTGGTTCACCGCACCCGTCGATTCATTGACGTCGAGGTCCATCCCGACTCCCGAGGGCGTCTGATCGGTACCCGGCTGGTGCGCCAGATCCAGCAGCGGGTGGATCGTCCCCTGGCGACCAAGGCCATCGCCGGTTCCGACGCCGAGAAGTTCATCATGTCCCTGGGTGGTGAGGTCTATGCGTACTGCTCGCCTTTCGAGCTGCCGCGCCGCCATTTCGGCCGTGCCATTGAGTCCCTCGCAGAGGTGAGTCTGGGTCCGGGTGGGGCCATTTCAGGTGCCACGCTGGCCCCTGGGGTGCTCGAGACGCTGTGGGAACAGATCTACGTGTGGATGCACGAGTCCTGGTCACCGGTTGATGACAGTGAGGCCGCCCACGAGGCCCTGCGTCAGGAACTTGAGGACCTCGACGCCGAAGCTACCCGAGTCGCCCTCATCGATGGCCAGCCGGCAGCGGTCGCCTTCGTCTTCGTCGATGAGAACCCAACCGTGGTCGCAGAGACGGTGCAGGCCGACACCCCCGACGGCGACGCTGCCGTCGCCTCGGCAATGTCGGCAGTCATCAGTTGGGCCGAGGATGCCGGTTACAAGCGCGTCAATTTTGACGGGCACCGCAGCGATCCGCACTTCGGGCCGCTGTCCTCGCGTCTGCCTCTCGAAGGGGCAAGTCTCATTCTGCTGGAGATCCCGGTCCTGCCCTCTGAGGGTGACGATGTCGATGAACGGACCACGAGTGAGGGCGGGGCGGCCGAGGCCTGA
- a CDS encoding FadR/GntR family transcriptional regulator, with protein sequence MINGMSDEKDAVHLADTLNPAAQRMFEWILSSDLTPGDPIPIEQDLATQFGMARGTVREAVRELRALGIIEVRRGLGTYLSTASASTIRPGLVYRSVKQISHGDDGTKDFTGLREMVEVRALMECSLIAEVTGHISAETGHALHALAARMDDPNDSAAADRHFHRLLYAETDNQLARELIDVFWDSLNLAGLRLPPTNTVKATRAAHDLIADCVVGNDPQASRDAMWDHFDAIRERLGRAANQQ encoded by the coding sequence ATGATTAACGGCATGTCAGATGAGAAGGACGCGGTCCATCTAGCCGATACCCTCAATCCGGCGGCACAACGGATGTTCGAGTGGATTCTGTCCTCGGATCTGACTCCGGGAGATCCGATTCCGATTGAGCAGGATCTGGCGACCCAGTTTGGAATGGCGCGGGGCACGGTCCGTGAAGCAGTGCGTGAGCTGCGGGCCTTGGGGATCATCGAGGTGCGTCGCGGTCTGGGAACATACCTGTCAACAGCCTCCGCGTCGACGATTCGTCCGGGGCTCGTCTACCGCAGCGTCAAGCAGATCAGTCATGGCGATGACGGCACGAAGGATTTCACGGGACTACGCGAGATGGTGGAGGTGCGTGCGCTCATGGAGTGCTCGCTCATCGCCGAGGTCACCGGTCACATCAGCGCCGAAACTGGACATGCGCTCCATGCCCTTGCGGCGCGAATGGACGACCCGAACGACTCTGCCGCCGCCGATCGTCACTTTCACCGGCTGCTGTACGCGGAGACGGACAATCAACTCGCTCGCGAGCTCATCGACGTGTTCTGGGACTCTCTCAACCTTGCCGGTCTCAGACTGCCGCCGACCAACACCGTCAAGGCAACTCGTGCCGCCCACGACCTCATTGCGGACTGTGTGGTCGGCAACGACCCGCAGGCCAGTCGCGACGCCATGTGGGACCACTTTGACGCCATCCGGGAGCGGCTTGGCAGAGCCGCCAACCAGCAGTGA
- a CDS encoding LLM class flavin-dependent oxidoreductase — protein sequence MSTDAQPHAEHTPAPADRVPVQIGVFSIGDVTTDPTTGQTPTEHERIKNTVTIARKAEDIGLDVFATGEHHNPPFVAPANPPILMAHLAAMTKRIILSTATTLITTNDPVRLAEDYAYAQHLADGRVDLMLGRGNTGPVYPWFGRDIRDGIKLTLENYDLLHQLWRNDIVNWSGNFRTPLQSFTSTPRPLDDVAPFVWHGSIRSPEIPEQAAYYGDGFFHNNIFWTMDHTQRMIERYRARYAHYGHGRPEDAIVGLGGQFFMRKNSQDAVREFRPYFDNAPVYGHGPSLEEFTSATPLTVGSPQQVLERTLSFKDHVGHYQRQLFLIDHAGLPLKTVLEQMDMLGEILPELRKGFAEGRPADIPDAPTHESLVAAQGKHSDEYRFTPGDAVTGTSDRN from the coding sequence ATGAGCACAGACGCCCAGCCTCACGCCGAACACACCCCCGCCCCTGCCGATCGGGTTCCCGTCCAGATTGGCGTCTTCAGCATCGGGGACGTGACGACCGATCCCACGACAGGCCAGACCCCCACCGAGCACGAACGCATCAAGAACACCGTCACCATTGCCCGCAAGGCCGAGGACATCGGCTTGGACGTCTTCGCCACCGGTGAGCATCACAACCCGCCATTCGTGGCTCCCGCCAATCCGCCGATCCTCATGGCCCACCTCGCTGCGATGACCAAGCGGATCATCCTGTCGACGGCGACCACCCTCATCACCACCAACGACCCGGTGCGTCTGGCCGAGGACTACGCCTATGCCCAGCACCTCGCTGACGGGCGTGTCGATCTCATGCTGGGCAGGGGCAACACCGGCCCGGTCTACCCCTGGTTTGGCCGTGACATCCGCGACGGCATCAAGCTCACCCTGGAAAACTACGACCTGCTCCATCAGCTGTGGCGCAACGACATCGTGAACTGGAGCGGGAACTTCCGCACTCCGTTGCAGTCGTTCACGTCGACCCCGCGTCCCCTCGACGACGTGGCCCCCTTCGTCTGGCACGGCTCAATTCGTTCCCCAGAGATCCCCGAACAGGCCGCCTACTACGGTGACGGGTTCTTCCACAACAACATTTTCTGGACGATGGACCACACGCAGCGCATGATCGAGCGATACCGGGCTCGCTACGCCCACTACGGTCACGGCCGTCCTGAAGACGCCATCGTCGGACTGGGAGGCCAGTTCTTCATGCGAAAGAACTCCCAGGATGCCGTGCGCGAGTTCCGTCCCTACTTCGACAACGCCCCGGTCTACGGCCACGGCCCCAGCCTGGAGGAGTTCACCTCGGCCACCCCGTTGACCGTCGGGTCGCCCCAGCAGGTCCTCGAGAGGACGTTGTCGTTCAAGGATCACGTCGGTCACTACCAGCGTCAGCTGTTCCTCATCGATCACGCGGGTCTGCCGCTCAAGACGGTGCTGGAGCAGATGGACATGCTGGGCGAGATCCTTCCGGAGCTGCGCAAGGGGTTCGCGGAGGGTCGCCCCGCTGACATCCCGGATGCCCCCACCCATGAGTCCCTCGTGGCGGCTCAGGGCAAGCACAGCGACGAGTACCGTTTCACCCCTGGCGACGCGGTGACGGGAACCTCGGACAGGAACTGA
- a CDS encoding adenylosuccinate synthase has protein sequence MPGIVVMGTQWGDEGKGKATDQMSERVDYCVRYSGGNNAGHTVVVGGEKFFMHLLPSGVLNPNSTAVLGNGVVIDLDVLADEIDALRGRGVEIPHPLISANAHIITPYHQTLDKVTERFLGKRRIGTTGRGIGPAYSDKINRLGIRVQDLFDESILRQKVEASLDQKNQILVKIYNRRSIDPQRVADDLLAHAERIRPYVVDVARVLNKGLDDGKVVLFEGAQAHHLDVDFGTYPYVTSSNPIAAGACTGSGVGPTRIDRIVGIAKAYTTRVGEGPFPTELFDEDGERLRSDGGEYGVTTKRPRRCGWFDALLVQQAVMINSVTDLFLTKLDVLSGWDRIPVCVAYDIDGERTDVMPVTQSDVHHAKPVYEFMDGWSEDISTARSFDDLPRNCQAYVRRLEELVGTRISGIGVGAGRDESILINDLID, from the coding sequence ATGCCTGGAATCGTCGTCATGGGTACCCAGTGGGGTGACGAGGGCAAGGGCAAGGCCACCGACCAGATGTCCGAGCGCGTCGACTACTGCGTGCGGTACTCAGGGGGTAACAACGCTGGACACACCGTCGTCGTCGGCGGCGAGAAGTTCTTCATGCATCTGCTTCCCTCCGGAGTGCTGAACCCGAACTCCACGGCCGTGCTCGGCAATGGAGTCGTGATCGATCTTGACGTGCTCGCCGATGAGATTGACGCCTTGCGAGGGCGCGGCGTTGAGATTCCCCATCCGCTCATCAGCGCCAATGCGCACATCATCACCCCGTACCACCAGACTCTCGACAAGGTCACCGAGCGCTTCCTCGGGAAACGTCGTATCGGCACGACTGGCCGCGGTATTGGGCCGGCCTACTCCGACAAGATCAATCGCCTGGGTATTCGCGTCCAGGATCTCTTCGACGAGTCGATCCTGCGTCAGAAGGTCGAGGCCTCCCTGGACCAGAAGAACCAGATCCTGGTCAAGATCTACAACCGTCGCTCCATTGATCCGCAGCGTGTTGCCGACGATCTGCTCGCCCACGCCGAGCGCATCCGTCCCTACGTCGTCGACGTCGCCCGGGTCCTCAACAAGGGCCTCGACGACGGCAAGGTCGTGCTCTTCGAGGGCGCCCAGGCTCATCATCTCGATGTCGATTTCGGCACGTACCCCTATGTCACCTCGTCCAATCCGATCGCGGCGGGTGCCTGTACCGGCTCCGGTGTCGGGCCGACCCGTATCGACCGCATTGTCGGCATTGCCAAGGCCTACACCACCCGTGTCGGTGAAGGCCCGTTCCCGACGGAGCTGTTCGACGAGGATGGTGAGCGACTGCGCAGTGACGGTGGCGAATACGGCGTCACCACCAAGCGTCCGCGTCGCTGTGGCTGGTTCGACGCCCTTCTGGTGCAGCAGGCTGTCATGATCAACTCGGTCACTGATCTGTTCCTGACCAAGCTCGACGTGCTGTCTGGCTGGGATCGCATCCCGGTCTGCGTGGCCTACGACATCGACGGCGAACGCACTGACGTCATGCCTGTCACCCAGTCTGATGTGCACCACGCCAAGCCTGTCTATGAGTTCATGGACGGGTGGAGTGAGGACATTTCCACGGCTCGTTCCTTCGATGATCTGCCGCGCAACTGTCAGGCGTACGTGCGTCGTCTCGAGGAGCTGGTCGGTACTCGGATTTCCGGTATTGGCGTGGGGGCAGGACGCGACGAGTCGATCCTCATCAACGACCTCATTGACTGA
- a CDS encoding dihydrodipicolinate synthase family protein → MTPTTPLTTPTKDNTMITKFHGVIPPVVTPLTADGDLDVPSYEKLINRLIDQGVDGLFVLGSTSEVAFFDDEMRGRVLGEAKRIINGRVPLLAGVIDTETLRVIHHIRQAEEIGVDAVVATAPFYAITGPTEIENHFRALHQATDLPLFVYDIPVCVHVKVPVDLMITLGREGVIAGCKDSSADDVSFRRLALANRAAGSPLSLFTGHEVVVDGAFMSGADGVVPGLANVDAAPYVTMYKAYRQGDWETVRAEQDKAAELMEIAFAPQGVVGPAAGVGAFKTAMQLLGIIETNTMSVPLPTLTGDNVERVAEVLRRVGQLA, encoded by the coding sequence ATGACACCCACCACACCACTCACAACCCCCACAAAGGACAACACCATGATCACGAAGTTCCACGGAGTCATTCCCCCCGTCGTCACCCCGTTGACGGCTGATGGCGATCTTGACGTGCCGTCGTACGAGAAACTCATCAATCGCCTCATCGACCAAGGGGTCGATGGCTTGTTCGTCCTCGGCTCCACCTCCGAGGTCGCCTTCTTCGACGACGAGATGCGCGGCCGGGTGCTGGGCGAGGCCAAGCGGATCATCAATGGACGGGTTCCGCTGCTCGCCGGTGTCATCGACACCGAGACCTTGCGCGTCATCCATCACATCCGCCAGGCCGAGGAGATCGGGGTTGACGCCGTCGTCGCTACAGCGCCGTTCTACGCGATCACCGGCCCGACCGAGATCGAGAACCATTTCCGCGCCCTGCACCAGGCCACCGACCTGCCATTGTTCGTCTACGACATCCCGGTGTGCGTGCATGTCAAGGTCCCCGTCGACCTCATGATCACACTGGGCCGTGAGGGGGTCATCGCTGGGTGCAAGGATTCTTCGGCTGACGACGTCTCCTTCCGTCGCCTCGCCCTGGCCAACCGTGCTGCTGGGTCTCCGCTGTCCCTGTTCACTGGTCATGAGGTCGTCGTCGACGGAGCTTTCATGTCGGGTGCTGACGGTGTCGTCCCCGGTCTGGCCAACGTCGACGCGGCCCCCTACGTCACCATGTACAAGGCCTACCGTCAAGGCGACTGGGAGACGGTGCGCGCCGAACAGGACAAGGCCGCCGAGCTCATGGAGATCGCGTTTGCACCCCAGGGTGTCGTCGGTCCCGCCGCCGGTGTGGGGGCATTCAAGACGGCCATGCAGCTTTTGGGCATCATTGAGACCAACACCATGAGCGTGCCGCTGCCAACCCTGACCGGTGACAACGTCGAGAGAGTGGCCGAGGTACTGCGTCGCGTTGGCCAGTTGGCGTGA